A region of Sparus aurata chromosome 8, fSpaAur1.1, whole genome shotgun sequence DNA encodes the following proteins:
- the c2cd5 gene encoding C2 domain-containing protein 5 isoform X11 gives MPGKLKAKIVAGRHLPVMDRASDLTDAFVEVKFGNTTFKTDVCPKSLNPQWNSEWFKFEVDDEDLQDEPLQVTVLDHDTYSANDAIGKVYIDIDPLLCNEAASVISGWFPIYDTIHGIRGEINVLVKVELFNDLNRFRQSSCGVKFFCTTSIPRCYRAAMVHGFVEELVVNEDPEYQWIDRIRTPRASNEARQRLISLMSGELQRKIGLKVLEMGGNAVVGYLQCFDLEGESGLVVRAIGTACTLDKLSSGSAPNTATHTHPNTAPASNACNSPSKDGKEPVFGEDLLSSSGPPTPFRALPTSSSSPPPLSPSKPCSRQSSSSDTDLSLTPKTGMGSGGSAGKEAGPLKTLLRQQTQTALEQRGASSSGLLLNAREFPFFTLTSFPPGFLVHVGGVVSARSVKLLDRIHNPDEPETRDAWWEEIRQEIKSHAKALGCHAVVGYSESTSICEEVCILSASGTAAILNPRYMREGCLDIGIVDHRFEDPSPPSCGFCHIPYDELNMPFPTQLTYCYHCRRQKVPDVLFTTIDLPPEAAVTGKGCLIQARLCRLKKKAQGEVNATAISNLLPFMEYELHTQLMNKLKLRSMNALFGLRIQISIGENMLLGLASATGVYLTALPAPGGIQIAGKTPGDLSNEHHILTIQKRINDTIAKNKEIYQINPPELTEEVVGSPIPEPRQRSRLFRSHSESSDEVSELDLSHGKKDAFVLEIDDTDAVEDIHSLLTDATIPTGFNSCNTEIMPGIYNWTSAVQMFTSVRVFRLSNANLTNQGLNKIFTDLCENLLKSFYFKLRSMIPCCLCHLNFTVAVPEEELIQVAVTAVAMTYDKDQTQEKPAEKPITKGCIETEEQLQFPMELCADSSSTNTQLSSKISGVQETTNVSSRAASVDYGSFADRCSTWLELLRLKAHTIRRGSVKTSRRTQSLAHSVSSLERSSPVPDGRSRSLRSTRGFGGSSVTVVKMTPLSFLPGTRIIKYLGIINMFFIRETTSLREEGGVSGFLHSFIAEVFAMVRAHVAALGGNAVVSYSMKECVFMENPNKNQAQCLINVSGDAVICVRETDQEPVPSNIGQTCTSETDGAT, from the exons ATGCCTGGGAAACTGAAGGCCAAAATTGTGGCAGGGCGCCACTTGCCTGTGATGGACAGAGCCAGTGACCTTACTGACGCATTTGTAGAG GTTAAGTTTGGAAACACAACTTTCAAAACTGATGTCTGTCCCAAGTCTCTCAATCCACAGTGGAACTCGGAGTGGTTCAAATTTGAG GTCGATGATGAGGATTTGCAGGACGAGCCATTGCAGGTCACAGTGTTGGACCACGATACTTACAGTGCTAATGATGCCATAGGGAAAGTTTACATTGACATCGACCCGCTGCTGTGCAATGAGGCTGCTTCTGTCATCTCTGGCTGGTTTCCGATCTATGATACCATCCACG GTATCCGAGGGGAGATCAATGTCCTTGTCAAAGTGGAGCTTTTTAATGATTTGAACCGATTCAGACAGTCTTCCTGCGGAGTCAAGTTCTTCTGCA CCACATCCATACCACGGTGCTACCGGGCAGCGATGGTGCACGGATTTGTGGAGGAACTTGTGGTGAATGAAGATCCAGAGTACCAGTGGATTGACCGCATTAGAACTCCTCGGGCCTCCAATGAGGCCCGTCAGAGGCTTATTTCTCTTATGTCTG GAGAGCTGCAGAGGAAAATAGGGCTTAAGGTACTGGAGATGGGCGGGAACGCAGTGGTGGGCTACTTGCAGTGTTTTGACCTGGAGGGAGAGTCTGGCCTAGTGGTTCGGGCTATAGGTACTGCCTGCACATTGGACAAACTCAGCTCTGGAAGTGCCCCCAACACTGCCACACATACGCACCCTAACACAGCCCCTGCCTCCAATGCCTGTAATTCCCCTTCAAAGGATGGAAAGGA GCCGGTATTTGGTGAGGACCTGCTCTCGTCCTCTGGCCCACCAACCCCTTTCAGAGCACTacccacctcctcttcctctcctccccccctctctccctccaagCCATGCAGCCGCCAGTCCTCATCATCAGACACAGACCTCAGTTTGACGCCCAAGACGG GAATGGGCAGCGGGGGCAGCGCTGGGAAGGAGGCTGGGCCTCTGAAGACCCTGCTCAGACAACAGACGCAGACGGCTCTCGAGCAGAGG GGAGCGTCCTCCTCTGGGTTATTGTTAAACGCCAGG GAGTTCCCCTTCTTCACCTTGACGTCTTTCCCACCTGGTTTTCTGGTTCATGTGGGTGGAGTGGTCAGCGCTCGCTCTGTCAAACTGCTGGACCGTATACACAACCCTG aTGAGCCAGAGACTCGCGATGCCTGGTGGGAGGAGATTCGTCAGGAGATCAAATCTCATGCCAAAGCTCTTGGTTGCCATGCTGTTGTGGGGTACAGCGAGAGCACTAGCATCTG CGAGGAGGTGTGTATCCTGTCAGCATCAGGCACAGCAGCCATCCTCAATCCTCGGTATATGCGTGAAGGCTGCCTAGACATCGGGATCGTCGACCACAG GTTTGAGGACCCGTCACCCCCGAGTTGTGGCTTCTGTCACATCCCGTATGATGAACTCAACATGCCCTTTCCAACCCAGCTCACCTACTGTTACCACTGCAGACGACAAAAG GTTCCTGATGTGCTGTTCACAACAATCGACCTGCCACCAGAGGCAGCTGTCACAGGGAAGGGCTGCCTTATCCAggccag GCTGTGTCGTCTGAAAAAGAAGGCTCAGGGTGAAGTGAATGCAACGGCCATCTCCAACCTGCTGCCCTTCATGGAATACGAGCTCCACACTCAGCTGatgaacaaactgaagctgcgaAGCATGAACGCTCTGTTTGGCTTACGCATCCAGATCAGTATCGGAGAGAACATGCTCCTGGGGCTGGCT TCTGCTACAGGAGTCTACCTGACAGCCCTACCGGCACCTGGGGGCATCCAGATAGCAGGAAAGACTCCGGGTGACCTGAGCAATGAGCACCACATCCTGACCATCCAGAAACGGATCAATGACACCATAGCCAAGAACAAAGAGATCTATCAAATAAACCCTCCG GAGCTGACAGAGGAAGTGGTGGGCTCTCCGATTCCTGAGCCAAGGCAACGTTCCAGACTTTTCCGCTCACACTCGGAAAGCTCAGACGAAGTGTCAGAACTGGACCTCTCACATGGAAAGAAGGATGCCTTTGTCCTGGAG ATTGATGACACTGATGCTGTGGAGGACATCCACTCCCTCCTCACTGATGCTACGATCCCCACAG GGTTCAACAGCTGCAACACTGAGATCATGCCTGGAATCTACAACTGGACATCAGCAGTTCAG ATGTTTACATCAGTGAGGGTCTTTAGGTTGAGTAATGCCAATCTCACTAACCAAGGCTTGAACAAGATCTTCACCGACCTATGTGAGAATCTGCTGAAG AGTTTTTACTTCAAGCTGCGCTCTATGATCCCCTGCTGTCTTTGTCATCTCAACTTTACCGTAGCAGTGCCAGAAGAAGAACTTATACAG GTCGCAGTGACAGCGGTTGCTATGACGTATGATAAAGACCAGACTCAGGAGAAGCCAGCAGAAAAGCCCATCACCAAAG GGTGCATCGAGACTGAAGAGCAGCTACAGTTTCCCATGGAGTTGTGCGCAGACTCGTCATCCACCAACACTCAGCTGTCGTCCAAAATCTCAG gtgtCCAAGAGACTACCAACGTCTCATCTAGAG CTGCCTCCGTTGATTACGGTTCCTTTGCAGACAGATGCAGCACCTGGCTAGAGCTGCTTAGGCTGAAAGCTCACACCATAAGACGAGGATCAGTTAAGACAAGTAGGAGGACACAGTCTCTAGCACACTCTG TCTCATCGTTGGAGCGCTCCAGTCCGGTTCCTGATGGACGTTCGCGCTCACTGCGCTCCACCCGCGGGTTTGGAGGCAGTTCGGTCACCGTGGTGAAGATGACGCCGCTTTCCTTCCTGCCTGGGACACGCATCATTAAATACCTTGGgatcatcaacatgttttttatcagagagacaacatcgCTGCGGGAG GAAGGTGGTGTCAGTGGCTTCCTCCATTCATTCATAGCAGAAGTGTTTGCGATGGTTCGAGCTCATGTAGCAGCCCTGGGTGGGAATGCAGTAGTGTCCTACAGCAtgaaagagtgtgtgtttatggaaaATCCAAACAAGAACCAG GCTCAGTGTCTCATCAATGTGAGTGGTGATGCTGTCATCTGTGTCAGGGAAACCGACCAGGAGCCCGTACCCTCAAATATCGGACAGACCTGCACGAGCGAAACAGACGGGGCTACATGA
- the c2cd5 gene encoding C2 domain-containing protein 5 isoform X5, translating to MPGKLKAKIVAGRHLPVMDRASDLTDAFVEVKFGNTTFKTDVCPKSLNPQWNSEWFKFEVDDEDLQDEPLQVTVLDHDTYSANDAIGKVYIDIDPLLCNEAASVISGWFPIYDTIHGIRGEINVLVKVELFNDLNRFRQSSCGVKFFCTTSIPRCYRAAMVHGFVEELVVNEDPEYQWIDRIRTPRASNEARQRLISLMSGELQRKIGLKVLEMGGNAVVGYLQCFDLEGESGLVVRAIGTACTLDKLSSGSAPNTATHTHPNTAPASNACNSPSKDGKEPVFGEDLLSSSGPPTPFRALPTSSSSPPPLSPSKPCSRQSSSSDTDLSLTPKTGMGSGGSAGKEAGPLKTLLRQQTQTALEQRGASSSGLLLNAREFPFFTLTSFPPGFLVHVGGVVSARSVKLLDRIHNPALGNTRSYKLLDWNSVTADEPETRDAWWEEIRQEIKSHAKALGCHAVVGYSESTSICEEVCILSASGTAAILNPRYMREGCLDIGIVDHRFEDPSPPSCGFCHIPYDELNMPFPTQLTYCYHCRRQKVPDVLFTTIDLPPEAAVTGKGCLIQARLCRLKKKAQGEVNATAISNLLPFMEYELHTQLMNKLKLRSMNALFGLRIQISIGENMLLGLASATGVYLTALPAPGGIQIAGKTPGDLSNEHHILTIQKRINDTIAKNKEIYQINPPELTEEVVGSPIPEPRQRSRLFRSHSESSDEVSELDLSHGKKDAFVLEIDDTDAVEDIHSLLTDATIPTGFNSCNTEIMPGIYNWTSAVQMFTSVRVFRLSNANLTNQGLNKIFTDLCENLLKSFYFKLRSMIPCCLCHLNFTVAVPEEELIQVAVTAVAMTYDKDQTQEKPAEKPITKGCIETEEQLQFPMELCADSSSTNTQLSSKISGVQETTNVSSRAASVDYGSFADRCSTWLELLRLKAHTIRRGSVKTSRRTQSLAHSVSSLERSSPVPDGRSRSLRSTRGFGGSSVTVVKMTPLSFLPGTRIIKYLGIINMFFIRETTSLREEGGVSGFLHSFIAEVFAMVRAHVAALGGNAVVSYSMKECVFMENPNKNQAQCLINVSGDAVICVRETDQEPVPSNIGQTCTSETDGAT from the exons ATGCCTGGGAAACTGAAGGCCAAAATTGTGGCAGGGCGCCACTTGCCTGTGATGGACAGAGCCAGTGACCTTACTGACGCATTTGTAGAG GTTAAGTTTGGAAACACAACTTTCAAAACTGATGTCTGTCCCAAGTCTCTCAATCCACAGTGGAACTCGGAGTGGTTCAAATTTGAG GTCGATGATGAGGATTTGCAGGACGAGCCATTGCAGGTCACAGTGTTGGACCACGATACTTACAGTGCTAATGATGCCATAGGGAAAGTTTACATTGACATCGACCCGCTGCTGTGCAATGAGGCTGCTTCTGTCATCTCTGGCTGGTTTCCGATCTATGATACCATCCACG GTATCCGAGGGGAGATCAATGTCCTTGTCAAAGTGGAGCTTTTTAATGATTTGAACCGATTCAGACAGTCTTCCTGCGGAGTCAAGTTCTTCTGCA CCACATCCATACCACGGTGCTACCGGGCAGCGATGGTGCACGGATTTGTGGAGGAACTTGTGGTGAATGAAGATCCAGAGTACCAGTGGATTGACCGCATTAGAACTCCTCGGGCCTCCAATGAGGCCCGTCAGAGGCTTATTTCTCTTATGTCTG GAGAGCTGCAGAGGAAAATAGGGCTTAAGGTACTGGAGATGGGCGGGAACGCAGTGGTGGGCTACTTGCAGTGTTTTGACCTGGAGGGAGAGTCTGGCCTAGTGGTTCGGGCTATAGGTACTGCCTGCACATTGGACAAACTCAGCTCTGGAAGTGCCCCCAACACTGCCACACATACGCACCCTAACACAGCCCCTGCCTCCAATGCCTGTAATTCCCCTTCAAAGGATGGAAAGGA GCCGGTATTTGGTGAGGACCTGCTCTCGTCCTCTGGCCCACCAACCCCTTTCAGAGCACTacccacctcctcttcctctcctccccccctctctccctccaagCCATGCAGCCGCCAGTCCTCATCATCAGACACAGACCTCAGTTTGACGCCCAAGACGG GAATGGGCAGCGGGGGCAGCGCTGGGAAGGAGGCTGGGCCTCTGAAGACCCTGCTCAGACAACAGACGCAGACGGCTCTCGAGCAGAGG GGAGCGTCCTCCTCTGGGTTATTGTTAAACGCCAGG GAGTTCCCCTTCTTCACCTTGACGTCTTTCCCACCTGGTTTTCTGGTTCATGTGGGTGGAGTGGTCAGCGCTCGCTCTGTCAAACTGCTGGACCGTATACACAACCCTG CCTTGGGTAACACGCGCTCATACAAACTGCTAGACTGGAATAGTGTCACTGCAG aTGAGCCAGAGACTCGCGATGCCTGGTGGGAGGAGATTCGTCAGGAGATCAAATCTCATGCCAAAGCTCTTGGTTGCCATGCTGTTGTGGGGTACAGCGAGAGCACTAGCATCTG CGAGGAGGTGTGTATCCTGTCAGCATCAGGCACAGCAGCCATCCTCAATCCTCGGTATATGCGTGAAGGCTGCCTAGACATCGGGATCGTCGACCACAG GTTTGAGGACCCGTCACCCCCGAGTTGTGGCTTCTGTCACATCCCGTATGATGAACTCAACATGCCCTTTCCAACCCAGCTCACCTACTGTTACCACTGCAGACGACAAAAG GTTCCTGATGTGCTGTTCACAACAATCGACCTGCCACCAGAGGCAGCTGTCACAGGGAAGGGCTGCCTTATCCAggccag GCTGTGTCGTCTGAAAAAGAAGGCTCAGGGTGAAGTGAATGCAACGGCCATCTCCAACCTGCTGCCCTTCATGGAATACGAGCTCCACACTCAGCTGatgaacaaactgaagctgcgaAGCATGAACGCTCTGTTTGGCTTACGCATCCAGATCAGTATCGGAGAGAACATGCTCCTGGGGCTGGCT TCTGCTACAGGAGTCTACCTGACAGCCCTACCGGCACCTGGGGGCATCCAGATAGCAGGAAAGACTCCGGGTGACCTGAGCAATGAGCACCACATCCTGACCATCCAGAAACGGATCAATGACACCATAGCCAAGAACAAAGAGATCTATCAAATAAACCCTCCG GAGCTGACAGAGGAAGTGGTGGGCTCTCCGATTCCTGAGCCAAGGCAACGTTCCAGACTTTTCCGCTCACACTCGGAAAGCTCAGACGAAGTGTCAGAACTGGACCTCTCACATGGAAAGAAGGATGCCTTTGTCCTGGAG ATTGATGACACTGATGCTGTGGAGGACATCCACTCCCTCCTCACTGATGCTACGATCCCCACAG GGTTCAACAGCTGCAACACTGAGATCATGCCTGGAATCTACAACTGGACATCAGCAGTTCAG ATGTTTACATCAGTGAGGGTCTTTAGGTTGAGTAATGCCAATCTCACTAACCAAGGCTTGAACAAGATCTTCACCGACCTATGTGAGAATCTGCTGAAG AGTTTTTACTTCAAGCTGCGCTCTATGATCCCCTGCTGTCTTTGTCATCTCAACTTTACCGTAGCAGTGCCAGAAGAAGAACTTATACAG GTCGCAGTGACAGCGGTTGCTATGACGTATGATAAAGACCAGACTCAGGAGAAGCCAGCAGAAAAGCCCATCACCAAAG GGTGCATCGAGACTGAAGAGCAGCTACAGTTTCCCATGGAGTTGTGCGCAGACTCGTCATCCACCAACACTCAGCTGTCGTCCAAAATCTCAG gtgtCCAAGAGACTACCAACGTCTCATCTAGAG CTGCCTCCGTTGATTACGGTTCCTTTGCAGACAGATGCAGCACCTGGCTAGAGCTGCTTAGGCTGAAAGCTCACACCATAAGACGAGGATCAGTTAAGACAAGTAGGAGGACACAGTCTCTAGCACACTCTG TCTCATCGTTGGAGCGCTCCAGTCCGGTTCCTGATGGACGTTCGCGCTCACTGCGCTCCACCCGCGGGTTTGGAGGCAGTTCGGTCACCGTGGTGAAGATGACGCCGCTTTCCTTCCTGCCTGGGACACGCATCATTAAATACCTTGGgatcatcaacatgttttttatcagagagacaacatcgCTGCGGGAG GAAGGTGGTGTCAGTGGCTTCCTCCATTCATTCATAGCAGAAGTGTTTGCGATGGTTCGAGCTCATGTAGCAGCCCTGGGTGGGAATGCAGTAGTGTCCTACAGCAtgaaagagtgtgtgtttatggaaaATCCAAACAAGAACCAG GCTCAGTGTCTCATCAATGTGAGTGGTGATGCTGTCATCTGTGTCAGGGAAACCGACCAGGAGCCCGTACCCTCAAATATCGGACAGACCTGCACGAGCGAAACAGACGGGGCTACATGA
- the c2cd5 gene encoding C2 domain-containing protein 5 isoform X17, producing MPGKLKAKIVAGRHLPVMDRASDLTDAFVEVKFGNTTFKTDVCPKSLNPQWNSEWFKFEVDDEDLQDEPLQVTVLDHDTYSANDAIGKVYIDIDPLLCNEAASVISGWFPIYDTIHGIRGEINVLVKVELFNDLNRFRQSSCGVKFFCTTSIPRCYRAAMVHGFVEELVVNEDPEYQWIDRIRTPRASNEARQRLISLMSGELQRKIGLKVLEMGGNAVVGYLQCFDLEGESGLVVRAIGTACTLDKLSSGSAPNTATHTHPNTAPASNACNSPSKDGKEPVFGEDLLSSSGPPTPFRALPTSSSSPPPLSPSKPCSRQSSSSDTDLSLTPKTGMGSGGSAGKEAGPLKTLLRQQTQTALEQRGASSSGLLLNAREFPFFTLTSFPPGFLVHVGGVVSARSVKLLDRIHNPALGNTRSYKLLDWNSVTADEPETRDAWWEEIRQEIKSHAKALGCHAVVGYSESTSICEEVCILSASGTAAILNPRYMREGCLDIGIVDHRFEDPSPPSCGFCHIPYDELNMPFPTQLTYCYHCRRQKVPDVLFTTIDLPPEAAVTGKGCLIQARLCRLKKKAQGEVNATAISNLLPFMEYELHTQLMNKLKLRSMNALFGLRIQISIGENMLLGLASATGVYLTALPAPGGIQIAGKTPGDLSNEHHILTIQKRINDTIAKNKEIYQINPPKLFALDPEVFCGTNMELTEEVVGSPIPEPRQRSRLFRSHSESSDEVSELDLSHGKKDAFVLEIDDTDAVEDIHSLLTDATIPTGFNSCNTEIMPGIYNWTSAVQMFTSVRVFRLSNANLTNQGLNKIFTDLCENLLKSFYFKLRSMIPCCLCHLNFTVAVPEEELIQVAVTAVAMTYDKDQTQEKPAEKPITKGCIETEEQLQFPMELCADSSSTNTQLSSKISANTLGTVSLLTPAAKLCQNQLVMIRPAGK from the exons ATGCCTGGGAAACTGAAGGCCAAAATTGTGGCAGGGCGCCACTTGCCTGTGATGGACAGAGCCAGTGACCTTACTGACGCATTTGTAGAG GTTAAGTTTGGAAACACAACTTTCAAAACTGATGTCTGTCCCAAGTCTCTCAATCCACAGTGGAACTCGGAGTGGTTCAAATTTGAG GTCGATGATGAGGATTTGCAGGACGAGCCATTGCAGGTCACAGTGTTGGACCACGATACTTACAGTGCTAATGATGCCATAGGGAAAGTTTACATTGACATCGACCCGCTGCTGTGCAATGAGGCTGCTTCTGTCATCTCTGGCTGGTTTCCGATCTATGATACCATCCACG GTATCCGAGGGGAGATCAATGTCCTTGTCAAAGTGGAGCTTTTTAATGATTTGAACCGATTCAGACAGTCTTCCTGCGGAGTCAAGTTCTTCTGCA CCACATCCATACCACGGTGCTACCGGGCAGCGATGGTGCACGGATTTGTGGAGGAACTTGTGGTGAATGAAGATCCAGAGTACCAGTGGATTGACCGCATTAGAACTCCTCGGGCCTCCAATGAGGCCCGTCAGAGGCTTATTTCTCTTATGTCTG GAGAGCTGCAGAGGAAAATAGGGCTTAAGGTACTGGAGATGGGCGGGAACGCAGTGGTGGGCTACTTGCAGTGTTTTGACCTGGAGGGAGAGTCTGGCCTAGTGGTTCGGGCTATAGGTACTGCCTGCACATTGGACAAACTCAGCTCTGGAAGTGCCCCCAACACTGCCACACATACGCACCCTAACACAGCCCCTGCCTCCAATGCCTGTAATTCCCCTTCAAAGGATGGAAAGGA GCCGGTATTTGGTGAGGACCTGCTCTCGTCCTCTGGCCCACCAACCCCTTTCAGAGCACTacccacctcctcttcctctcctccccccctctctccctccaagCCATGCAGCCGCCAGTCCTCATCATCAGACACAGACCTCAGTTTGACGCCCAAGACGG GAATGGGCAGCGGGGGCAGCGCTGGGAAGGAGGCTGGGCCTCTGAAGACCCTGCTCAGACAACAGACGCAGACGGCTCTCGAGCAGAGG GGAGCGTCCTCCTCTGGGTTATTGTTAAACGCCAGG GAGTTCCCCTTCTTCACCTTGACGTCTTTCCCACCTGGTTTTCTGGTTCATGTGGGTGGAGTGGTCAGCGCTCGCTCTGTCAAACTGCTGGACCGTATACACAACCCTG CCTTGGGTAACACGCGCTCATACAAACTGCTAGACTGGAATAGTGTCACTGCAG aTGAGCCAGAGACTCGCGATGCCTGGTGGGAGGAGATTCGTCAGGAGATCAAATCTCATGCCAAAGCTCTTGGTTGCCATGCTGTTGTGGGGTACAGCGAGAGCACTAGCATCTG CGAGGAGGTGTGTATCCTGTCAGCATCAGGCACAGCAGCCATCCTCAATCCTCGGTATATGCGTGAAGGCTGCCTAGACATCGGGATCGTCGACCACAG GTTTGAGGACCCGTCACCCCCGAGTTGTGGCTTCTGTCACATCCCGTATGATGAACTCAACATGCCCTTTCCAACCCAGCTCACCTACTGTTACCACTGCAGACGACAAAAG GTTCCTGATGTGCTGTTCACAACAATCGACCTGCCACCAGAGGCAGCTGTCACAGGGAAGGGCTGCCTTATCCAggccag GCTGTGTCGTCTGAAAAAGAAGGCTCAGGGTGAAGTGAATGCAACGGCCATCTCCAACCTGCTGCCCTTCATGGAATACGAGCTCCACACTCAGCTGatgaacaaactgaagctgcgaAGCATGAACGCTCTGTTTGGCTTACGCATCCAGATCAGTATCGGAGAGAACATGCTCCTGGGGCTGGCT TCTGCTACAGGAGTCTACCTGACAGCCCTACCGGCACCTGGGGGCATCCAGATAGCAGGAAAGACTCCGGGTGACCTGAGCAATGAGCACCACATCCTGACCATCCAGAAACGGATCAATGACACCATAGCCAAGAACAAAGAGATCTATCAAATAAACCCTCCG AAATTATTTGCCCTGGACCCTGAGGTGTTCTGCGGCACAAACATG GAGCTGACAGAGGAAGTGGTGGGCTCTCCGATTCCTGAGCCAAGGCAACGTTCCAGACTTTTCCGCTCACACTCGGAAAGCTCAGACGAAGTGTCAGAACTGGACCTCTCACATGGAAAGAAGGATGCCTTTGTCCTGGAG ATTGATGACACTGATGCTGTGGAGGACATCCACTCCCTCCTCACTGATGCTACGATCCCCACAG GGTTCAACAGCTGCAACACTGAGATCATGCCTGGAATCTACAACTGGACATCAGCAGTTCAG ATGTTTACATCAGTGAGGGTCTTTAGGTTGAGTAATGCCAATCTCACTAACCAAGGCTTGAACAAGATCTTCACCGACCTATGTGAGAATCTGCTGAAG AGTTTTTACTTCAAGCTGCGCTCTATGATCCCCTGCTGTCTTTGTCATCTCAACTTTACCGTAGCAGTGCCAGAAGAAGAACTTATACAG GTCGCAGTGACAGCGGTTGCTATGACGTATGATAAAGACCAGACTCAGGAGAAGCCAGCAGAAAAGCCCATCACCAAAG GGTGCATCGAGACTGAAGAGCAGCTACAGTTTCCCATGGAGTTGTGCGCAGACTCGTCATCCACCAACACTCAGCTGTCGTCCAAAATCTCAG CTAACACTTTAGGTACAGTCTCTTTACTCACCCCAGCTGCAAAACTCTGCCAGAATCAGCTGGTTATGATTCGCCCAGCAGGTAAATGA